A genomic region of Chlorobaculum parvum NCIB 8327 contains the following coding sequences:
- a CDS encoding efflux RND transporter periplasmic adaptor subunit — protein MIWGGVLAIAAIAGFFYFTTAFDSKAKVSYREYRPAIGDIRQMVSTTATVKPQNRLEIKSPVSGRIDQILVKEGDFVKKGQVLALISSTERAALLDAATQKGQSEIDYWNKVYNQTALISPIDGQVIVSDLNPGQTITTSDAVLVLSDRLIVQADVDETDIGNVQVGQRTEISLDAYPEISVEGVVDHIYYESTLVNNVNIYYVDILPARVPDVFRSGMSANVDIIVKEEDRVLTLPHAAVKMQNGQSFVLKKVAGKDSLKTVPVQVGLQDDSSVEIVSGLSASDVVLVENKSFELPKDNGGSNPFMPQRKRDNQKKGE, from the coding sequence ATGATCTGGGGTGGCGTGCTTGCCATAGCGGCCATCGCAGGATTTTTTTATTTCACGACCGCTTTCGACAGCAAGGCGAAGGTGTCGTACCGGGAGTACCGGCCTGCAATCGGTGATATCCGTCAGATGGTATCGACCACGGCAACGGTCAAGCCGCAGAACCGGCTTGAGATCAAGTCGCCGGTCAGCGGGCGCATCGACCAGATTCTCGTCAAGGAGGGCGATTTCGTCAAGAAGGGGCAGGTGCTTGCGCTCATCAGCTCCACCGAACGGGCTGCGCTGCTCGATGCAGCCACGCAGAAAGGGCAGAGCGAGATCGATTACTGGAACAAAGTTTACAATCAGACGGCTCTCATTTCGCCCATCGACGGGCAGGTGATCGTGAGCGATCTCAATCCGGGCCAGACCATCACCACCAGCGATGCCGTGCTGGTGCTTTCAGACCGGCTGATTGTGCAGGCTGACGTTGACGAGACCGACATCGGCAACGTACAGGTCGGGCAGAGAACCGAGATCAGCCTTGATGCCTATCCCGAAATCAGCGTCGAGGGCGTCGTCGATCATATCTATTACGAGTCCACGCTGGTGAACAACGTGAATATCTACTATGTCGATATCCTGCCTGCCAGGGTGCCCGATGTGTTCAGATCCGGCATGAGCGCCAATGTCGATATCATCGTCAAGGAGGAAGACCGGGTGCTCACGCTTCCGCATGCTGCTGTCAAAATGCAGAATGGTCAGTCGTTCGTGCTGAAGAAAGTCGCGGGTAAGGACTCGCTGAAAACGGTGCCGGTACAGGTCGGCCTGCAGGACGACAGCAGTGTGGAGATTGTCAGCGGACTTTCGGCTTCGGATGTCGTGCTGGTTGAAAACAAGTCGTTTGAGCTGCCGAAAGATAATGGTGGCAGTAATCCATTTATGCCGCAACGCAAGCGTGACAATCAGAAGAAGGGCGAATGA
- a CDS encoding TolC family protein, which produces MRRFRATRIFVAVLCFACLPGAAASALETLSWSQCLDEAASHHPDLRSAAESVRQAEAQRKIVKGGTLPAVSASAGGTRSASTDAVASGAWSYGVNASQLLYDGAKTSSEVKSATEKLKASRYSEEAVSVDTRYALRAAFVQLLTAQQQVSLAEEIMTKRKQNLRLISLLYKSGTENIGSLSKAQADLAESEFEVAQARRALDLAQMVLSTQLGRRSFTPIRVTGQFTASEQTRTPPDFDSIARNNPAYLELTAQKDAAGYNLQASKSAFMPSVSVSTGFGNSSFRQLPPDRTDWQAGIDVSVPIYAGGAGRAGVAKARAVVNQLSADEESLYFSLMRSLEEAWKNFRDASEKVDVQKKFLDAAAERARIADAQYSAGLVSFNDWTIIEDNFVSAKKSFLNARSNLLTAEAAWVQAKGGTLETR; this is translated from the coding sequence ATGAGACGATTTCGCGCAACTCGCATTTTTGTCGCGGTACTCTGTTTTGCCTGCCTGCCGGGGGCAGCCGCATCGGCGCTTGAAACGCTGAGCTGGTCGCAGTGCCTCGATGAAGCCGCCTCGCATCATCCCGATCTGCGTTCGGCGGCAGAGTCCGTCCGGCAGGCCGAGGCGCAGCGCAAGATCGTCAAGGGTGGCACGTTGCCGGCCGTCAGTGCCAGCGCTGGCGGAACGCGCTCCGCCTCAACTGACGCTGTGGCAAGCGGGGCGTGGTCGTACGGGGTCAACGCCAGCCAGTTGCTCTACGATGGCGCCAAAACCTCAAGCGAGGTGAAGTCCGCCACCGAAAAACTCAAGGCGTCGAGGTACAGCGAAGAGGCGGTTTCGGTCGATACTCGCTACGCCCTTCGGGCAGCGTTCGTGCAGTTGCTCACCGCGCAGCAACAGGTCTCCCTCGCCGAGGAGATCATGACGAAACGAAAGCAGAACCTCCGTTTGATTTCGCTGCTTTACAAGTCAGGAACGGAGAACATCGGCTCGCTCAGCAAGGCACAGGCTGATCTGGCGGAGTCGGAGTTCGAGGTGGCCCAGGCAAGGCGTGCGCTCGATCTTGCCCAGATGGTGCTCAGCACCCAGCTTGGTCGCCGCAGCTTCACGCCGATCCGCGTGACCGGGCAGTTCACGGCAAGCGAACAGACCCGCACACCGCCCGATTTCGACAGCATCGCGCGGAACAATCCGGCCTACCTCGAACTCACCGCGCAGAAAGATGCTGCCGGATACAACCTTCAGGCCTCGAAGAGCGCGTTCATGCCTTCAGTCTCTGTTTCCACTGGTTTTGGCAACAGCTCGTTCAGGCAGCTTCCGCCTGACCGCACTGACTGGCAGGCCGGGATCGACGTGTCGGTGCCCATTTATGCCGGTGGTGCAGGACGAGCCGGAGTGGCCAAAGCGAGAGCTGTGGTCAACCAGCTTAGCGCCGATGAAGAGAGCCTCTACTTTTCACTCATGCGGAGTCTGGAAGAGGCGTGGAAGAACTTCCGCGACGCTTCCGAAAAGGTGGATGTCCAGAAAAAATTTCTCGATGCCGCTGCCGAGCGGGCAAGAATCGCCGATGCGCAGTACTCTGCCGGCTTGGTCTCCTTCAACGACTGGACTATCATCGAAGACAATTTCGTCAGTGCGAAAAAATCATTTCTCAACGCCCGCTCAAATCTGCTGACCGCCGAAGCAGCCTGGGTGCAGGCAAAAGGAGGGACTCTTGAAACGAGGTAA
- a CDS encoding ABC-F family ATP-binding cassette domain-containing protein, with protein sequence MLEARNLSLSAGTKVLLRDTSFRIGDKDRASLVGLNGTGKSTLLRLLSGQLKEDGPISEGQIMKSSTTTIGYLPQEISFEGDLDKTALQYALEANKTLHELSEKISRMEHELALPDQDHASEEYHKLIERFSDASHDFERLGGYRMQSDAEKILSGLGFSGADFYKKVKEFSGGWQMRLLIARLLLQNPTLLLLDEPTNHLDIDSLRWLEQYLLNYEHSYLIVSHDRFFLDKLTTKTLEIAFNEITEYKGNYSFYEKEKAERYTLMMSRYENDLKKMADLKSFVDRFRYKATKARQAQSRLRQMQKLEEELQAPEEDLSQISFSFPKARPSGREVLRLEGVSKSFTLPDGTTKEVLKDIDLEIMRGDRIAIVGSNGAGKTTFCRILADEIEFKGTRQLGHHVSMNYFAQHQTDNLSPEKSILDEMMDAAPTAEAQRRVRDILGCFLFSGDAVEKKTAVLSGGEKSRVALAKILLQASNLLIMDEPTNHLDMRSKEMLIDSLENYDGTLLIVSHDRYFLDSLVNKVFEIKNGGVQVYLGTYAEYLEKAEKAWEEEKKQQSEAEAKKAAEQKAAASKPAAKKTCRAQSQQQKDRGNRKGDSTA encoded by the coding sequence ATGCTCGAAGCACGAAATCTCTCTCTTTCGGCAGGCACCAAAGTGCTCCTGCGCGACACCTCATTCCGGATCGGCGACAAGGATCGCGCCTCGCTGGTCGGCCTGAACGGCACCGGCAAGTCAACGCTCCTGCGCCTGTTGAGCGGCCAGCTCAAGGAGGACGGGCCCATCAGCGAAGGGCAGATCATGAAGTCTTCGACGACCACCATCGGCTATCTGCCGCAGGAGATTTCGTTCGAAGGCGACCTCGACAAAACCGCGCTCCAGTACGCTCTCGAAGCTAACAAAACGCTGCATGAACTTTCTGAAAAGATTTCGCGCATGGAGCACGAGCTCGCGCTGCCCGATCAGGATCACGCAAGCGAGGAGTACCACAAGCTGATCGAGCGTTTCAGCGACGCCTCGCACGACTTCGAGCGGCTCGGCGGCTACCGGATGCAGTCCGACGCTGAGAAAATTCTTTCCGGCCTCGGCTTCAGCGGGGCGGATTTCTATAAAAAGGTCAAGGAGTTCTCCGGCGGCTGGCAGATGCGCCTGCTCATCGCCCGGCTGCTGCTGCAAAACCCGACGCTCCTCCTGCTAGACGAGCCGACCAACCACCTCGACATCGACTCGCTGCGTTGGCTTGAACAGTACCTGCTCAACTACGAGCACAGCTACCTGATCGTCTCGCACGACCGCTTCTTCCTCGACAAGCTCACCACCAAGACACTCGAAATCGCCTTCAACGAAATCACCGAGTACAAGGGCAACTACAGCTTTTATGAGAAAGAAAAGGCCGAGCGATACACACTCATGATGTCGCGCTACGAGAACGATCTGAAAAAGATGGCTGACCTGAAGTCCTTCGTCGATCGCTTCCGCTACAAGGCCACCAAGGCGCGTCAGGCGCAAAGCCGGTTGCGCCAGATGCAGAAGCTCGAAGAGGAGCTGCAGGCCCCGGAGGAGGATCTGTCGCAGATTTCTTTCTCGTTCCCAAAGGCGAGACCGTCAGGCCGCGAAGTGCTCCGGCTGGAGGGCGTTTCCAAGTCATTCACCCTGCCGGACGGCACGACCAAAGAGGTGCTGAAAGATATTGACCTCGAAATCATGCGCGGCGACCGCATCGCCATCGTCGGTTCGAACGGCGCGGGCAAGACCACCTTTTGTCGGATTTTGGCTGACGAGATCGAGTTCAAAGGCACGCGCCAGCTTGGCCACCACGTCAGCATGAACTACTTCGCCCAGCACCAGACCGACAACCTCTCGCCGGAAAAGAGCATTTTGGACGAGATGATGGACGCTGCACCGACAGCCGAAGCACAGCGCCGTGTGCGCGACATCCTCGGCTGCTTCCTCTTCAGCGGCGACGCGGTGGAGAAGAAAACCGCCGTGCTCTCCGGCGGCGAAAAATCGAGGGTTGCGCTGGCAAAAATCCTGCTTCAGGCCTCCAACCTGCTCATCATGGACGAGCCGACCAACCACCTCGACATGCGCTCCAAGGAGATGCTCATCGACTCGCTCGAAAACTACGACGGCACGCTCCTCATCGTCTCGCACGACCGCTACTTCCTCGACAGCCTGGTAAACAAGGTGTTCGAGATCAAAAACGGTGGAGTGCAGGTCTATCTCGGCACCTACGCCGAATACCTCGAAAAAGCTGAAAAAGCGTGGGAAGAGGAGAAAAAGCAGCAGTCGGAAGCTGAAGCGAAAAAAGCTGCTGAACAAAAAGCCGCGGCAAGCAAACCGGCAGCAAAAAAAACCTGCCGCGCCCAAAGCCAACAGCAAAAAGATCGCGGCAATCGAAAAGGAGATTCAACGGCTTGA
- a CDS encoding DMT family transporter — translation MLFIAGLFECAWAVGLKYSEGFSRPVPSVLTIAAMLVSFWLLSMAMKTVPVGTAYAVWTGIGAAGVAVAGMLLFNEPRDLARLFCIFLIIAGVAGLRVLAGK, via the coding sequence ATGCTGTTCATAGCCGGCCTGTTCGAGTGTGCCTGGGCGGTGGGGTTGAAATACTCCGAAGGATTCTCGCGCCCCGTGCCTTCTGTGCTGACCATTGCAGCGATGCTTGTCAGCTTCTGGCTGCTCTCCATGGCGATGAAAACCGTCCCGGTCGGAACGGCCTACGCGGTCTGGACGGGCATCGGCGCGGCAGGTGTGGCCGTAGCTGGTATGCTGCTCTTCAACGAGCCACGCGATCTTGCGCGGCTGTTCTGTATTTTTCTGATTATCGCCGGAGTTGCAGGGTTGCGAGTGCTGGCTGGGAAGTGA
- a CDS encoding Gfo/Idh/MocA family protein, whose amino-acid sequence MTKRIKTGFIGSGWAQVAQAPAFSLMDDVELVAVASPTERRRQKFLDRFGISKGYADWREMLDECLLDLVCVTTPTFLHEPMVAGVLDKGIGVLCEKPFALTVEEAERMTELAEKSPGLALIDHQLRFHPSVRTMKQMIDSGEIGKLYEVRAVVNLASRNRIDLPWSWWSDASKGGGALRAIGSHLIDLNRFLVGKISEVCCNLSTSIPQRPDASKPGNTLPVTSDDSFAMFMKFGPSSVALGASSLMHVSTVGSYTWFSLEVVGSLKTIRLDGAGRLWEIVNSEVKGGRSLIDAPRWKQVEPILPWDELVLQEKIKQSSLAVHGIFAVGFAFLAHRIVKALKNGERSIEDAASFRDGLAIQKIMQAGMDSDREKRWMKV is encoded by the coding sequence ATGACCAAACGGATCAAGACAGGATTTATCGGCAGCGGCTGGGCGCAGGTGGCGCAGGCACCGGCTTTTTCGCTGATGGACGATGTAGAGCTCGTCGCCGTGGCGAGCCCGACAGAACGGCGCCGCCAGAAGTTTCTCGATCGATTCGGTATTTCGAAGGGCTATGCCGACTGGCGTGAGATGCTCGATGAGTGTTTGCTCGACCTGGTTTGCGTCACCACGCCGACGTTTCTGCACGAGCCGATGGTTGCGGGCGTGCTTGACAAGGGCATCGGTGTGCTCTGTGAGAAGCCGTTCGCGCTGACCGTCGAGGAGGCCGAGCGCATGACGGAGCTTGCCGAAAAATCGCCGGGGCTGGCCTTGATCGATCACCAGCTTCGCTTTCACCCTTCGGTCAGAACCATGAAGCAGATGATCGACAGCGGCGAAATCGGTAAGCTTTACGAGGTTCGTGCGGTGGTGAATCTCGCCTCGCGCAACCGAATCGACTTGCCGTGGTCGTGGTGGAGCGACGCCTCGAAAGGGGGCGGAGCGCTCCGGGCGATCGGTTCGCACCTGATCGATCTGAACCGGTTCCTTGTCGGCAAAATTTCCGAAGTGTGCTGCAACCTCTCGACTTCGATCCCGCAGCGTCCCGACGCTTCAAAGCCGGGCAATACCCTGCCGGTTACTTCGGATGACAGCTTTGCCATGTTCATGAAGTTCGGCCCCTCGTCGGTGGCGCTTGGCGCTTCGTCGCTCATGCATGTGAGCACAGTGGGCTCCTACACCTGGTTCTCGCTCGAAGTGGTCGGCAGCCTCAAAACCATCCGGCTCGATGGGGCTGGACGGCTTTGGGAGATCGTCAACAGCGAGGTCAAGGGCGGACGCAGCCTGATCGACGCGCCGCGCTGGAAGCAGGTCGAGCCGATCCTCCCGTGGGACGAGCTGGTTCTTCAGGAGAAGATCAAACAGTCCTCACTCGCCGTGCACGGTATCTTCGCTGTCGGCTTTGCCTTCCTTGCGCACCGTATCGTCAAAGCGCTTAAAAACGGCGAGCGCTCCATCGAAGACGCCGCCAGCTTCCGCGACGGCCTCGCCATCCAGAAAATCATGCAGGCTGGCATGGATTCCGACCGCGAGAAGCGTTGGATGAAGGTGTAG
- the hemN gene encoding oxygen-independent coproporphyrinogen III oxidase — MTTDVVAKLALKYSNPGPRYTSYPTIPSWSEDGVTQEQWKEAMVKGFNESNETSGISMYIHIPFCENYCYFCGCNAHRTTDHSFEKPYVDALIKEWQMYLDVFPGKLNVKELHIGGGTPTFLSPENIIRLVETLFKDVNKMDDYIFSFETNPRSTTREHLEALYSVGFRRMSFGIQDFDATVQEEINRPQSFELVKEKIDMAREIGFNSINFDLVYGLPKQTLATVTDTIQKVMELRPDRLAFYGYGHNPHLYEGQRRFKEEDLPVGDVKQELYDKGRAMLESIGYHEIGMDHFAIEGDALYEAMKNSTLHRNFMGYTENTTQMMIALGASSISDTWYAFAQNERTDARYVEEVNKGRFPIMRGHLLSDEDLVLRRHILNLMCRLETSWEDPKLYTDELDIARFRLEDMENDGIVELGEKSVKVTEIGVPFLRNVCMAFDAHLWRSDSLSKAYNVSRDIQKEYIERARQAKLQQTS, encoded by the coding sequence ATGACAACAGATGTCGTCGCAAAGCTGGCCTTGAAGTACAGCAATCCCGGTCCGCGTTACACCAGTTATCCCACCATTCCGTCCTGGAGTGAGGATGGAGTGACTCAGGAACAGTGGAAAGAGGCTATGGTCAAAGGCTTCAACGAAAGCAACGAGACCTCGGGTATCAGTATGTATATCCACATCCCGTTCTGCGAAAACTATTGCTACTTCTGCGGCTGCAACGCTCATCGCACCACCGACCACTCGTTCGAGAAGCCTTACGTCGATGCGCTCATCAAAGAGTGGCAGATGTACCTCGACGTCTTCCCCGGCAAGCTCAACGTCAAGGAGCTGCACATCGGCGGTGGTACGCCGACCTTCCTCAGCCCCGAAAATATCATCCGTCTGGTCGAGACCCTGTTCAAGGATGTCAACAAGATGGACGACTATATTTTTAGTTTCGAGACCAATCCCCGTTCGACCACCCGCGAGCACCTCGAAGCGCTCTACAGCGTTGGTTTCCGCCGCATGAGCTTCGGCATCCAGGACTTCGACGCCACCGTGCAGGAGGAGATCAACCGTCCGCAGTCCTTCGAGCTGGTCAAGGAAAAGATCGACATGGCCCGCGAGATCGGCTTCAACTCGATCAACTTCGACCTCGTCTACGGCCTGCCCAAGCAGACGCTCGCCACGGTCACCGACACCATCCAGAAAGTGATGGAGCTGCGTCCCGACCGCCTCGCATTCTACGGTTACGGTCACAACCCGCACCTCTACGAAGGGCAGCGCCGTTTCAAGGAGGAGGATCTCCCGGTGGGCGACGTCAAGCAGGAGCTGTATGACAAGGGCCGCGCAATGCTCGAATCGATCGGCTACCACGAAATCGGCATGGACCACTTTGCCATCGAGGGCGATGCGCTTTACGAGGCGATGAAGAACAGTACCCTGCACAGGAACTTCATGGGTTACACCGAGAACACCACTCAGATGATGATAGCGCTCGGCGCTTCGTCGATCAGCGATACCTGGTACGCCTTCGCGCAGAACGAGCGCACCGACGCCCGCTACGTCGAAGAGGTCAACAAGGGCCGCTTCCCGATCATGCGCGGTCACCTGCTCTCGGACGAGGATCTGGTACTGCGCCGCCACATCCTGAACCTGATGTGCCGGCTTGAGACCTCCTGGGAAGATCCGAAACTTTACACCGATGAGCTCGACATTGCCCGTTTCCGCCTCGAAGACATGGAGAACGACGGAATCGTCGAACTCGGCGAGAAGAGCGTGAAGGTCACCGAAATCGGTGTGCCGTTCCTTCGCAATGTCTGTATGGCCTTTGACGCGCATCTCTGGCGCTCCGACAGCCTTTCCAAGGCCTACAACGTGTCGCGAGACATCCAGAAGGAGTACATCGAACGGGCCCGCCAGGCCAAGCTTCAGCAGACAAGCTGA
- the purE gene encoding 5-(carboxyamino)imidazole ribonucleotide mutase has protein sequence MTPSSTDAQAPMVGILMGSDSDFDIMKEAASVLDEFGIPFEMSVISAHRTPGDLEAYASSAQERGLKAIIAGAGGAAHLPGVTAAMTPLPVIGVPIFNKKLSGQDSLYAIVQMPAGIPIATVGIDNARNAALLAVQMLALCDEALMQKLKEFRQKLADASRQKTAKVREKLRANG, from the coding sequence ATGACACCATCATCCACAGACGCACAGGCGCCAATGGTCGGCATCCTGATGGGATCCGATTCCGATTTCGACATCATGAAAGAGGCGGCCAGCGTCCTCGACGAGTTCGGCATTCCGTTTGAAATGTCGGTCATCTCGGCACACCGCACGCCGGGCGACCTCGAGGCCTACGCGTCTTCGGCGCAGGAGCGCGGCCTGAAGGCGATCATCGCCGGTGCGGGTGGCGCGGCGCACCTGCCGGGCGTCACGGCGGCTATGACTCCCCTGCCGGTCATCGGCGTACCGATCTTCAACAAGAAACTCAGCGGCCAGGACTCGCTCTACGCCATCGTGCAGATGCCCGCCGGCATTCCGATAGCCACAGTCGGTATCGACAACGCCCGCAACGCGGCGCTGCTCGCCGTGCAGATGCTCGCACTGTGCGACGAAGCGCTGATGCAGAAGCTCAAGGAGTTCCGCCAAAAGCTTGCCGACGCCTCGCGCCAGAAAACCGCCAAAGTCAGGGAAAAGCTCCGTGCGAACGGCTGA
- a CDS encoding cupin domain-containing protein, whose protein sequence is MRTAEFWIDRLRLERHPEGGWYRETYRSEGEYDFSGAATFGSARSYATSIYYLLEQGDHSRLHRIHSDEQWYFHAGSPLDVHCFPETGKPSRFTLGDNPDAGEVLHSWVPAGDYFGASLAESDDPDAYALVSCVVAPGFDFRDFSFADREALTAKFPDHARIIEKLS, encoded by the coding sequence GTGCGAACGGCTGAGTTCTGGATCGACCGGCTCCGGCTCGAACGCCACCCCGAAGGGGGCTGGTACCGCGAAACCTACCGCAGCGAGGGCGAGTACGACTTCAGCGGAGCCGCGACCTTCGGCTCCGCGCGAAGCTACGCGACCTCGATCTACTACCTGCTGGAGCAAGGCGACCACTCGCGGCTGCACCGCATCCACTCCGACGAGCAGTGGTACTTCCACGCCGGCTCACCACTCGACGTGCATTGCTTCCCTGAAACCGGTAAACCGTCGCGGTTTACGCTTGGCGACAACCCGGACGCCGGAGAGGTGCTGCACTCCTGGGTTCCTGCTGGGGACTATTTCGGCGCATCCCTTGCCGAGTCGGACGATCCAGACGCATACGCCCTCGTGAGCTGTGTGGTCGCACCCGGCTTCGACTTCCGCGACTTCTCCTTCGCCGATCGGGAAGCGCTGACCGCGAAGTTTCCCGACCATGCCCGAATCATCGAAAAGCTGAGCTGA
- a CDS encoding NAD(P)/FAD-dependent oxidoreductase — MKKKVVIVGGGFTGLNAARMLSNSKDVEVTLIDRKNYHLFQPLLYQVAMAALGEGDIATPLRNMLAGHDNITVFKGMVTNVDLEQRKVITDFGDLEYDYLVLACGAQHHYFGKNDWEEHAPGLKNLAQASEIRRRVMEAYEAAERTKDPKERKKQLTFVIVGGGPTGVELAGSIGEMSRYTLSKFYRNIDPKLTRIFIVEAAERILGTFSHELSSKATRELEKLGVQVWTSSMVSDVDADGVQIGRERIEAATVLWAAGVKASEIGPNMGVETDRSGRIKIENDLSLPGHPEVFVGGDQACFTLEDGSTLPGMAPVAMQQGNAIGRMIRDDLKGKPRKPFKYRDKGQMATIGRNKAIVEIGNLKFDGALAWFTWLLVHIYYLSTFRHRVFVLMQWAWSYFTFGYGARLIVNKDWRFYREKKACKDDAPSS, encoded by the coding sequence ATGAAAAAAAAGGTCGTGATCGTCGGCGGAGGTTTTACAGGACTCAACGCCGCAAGAATGCTCAGTAACAGCAAAGATGTCGAAGTCACCCTGATCGACAGGAAAAACTACCATCTCTTTCAGCCGTTACTGTACCAGGTCGCCATGGCCGCGCTCGGCGAAGGCGATATTGCCACGCCGCTCAGGAACATGCTGGCTGGCCACGACAACATTACCGTCTTCAAGGGCATGGTCACCAACGTCGATCTCGAACAGCGGAAGGTGATTACCGATTTCGGTGATCTTGAGTACGACTACCTCGTCCTTGCCTGCGGAGCGCAGCACCACTACTTCGGCAAAAACGACTGGGAAGAGCACGCACCGGGCCTGAAAAATCTTGCCCAGGCCTCTGAAATTCGCCGCAGGGTGATGGAGGCTTACGAAGCTGCCGAACGCACCAAAGATCCGAAAGAGCGCAAAAAGCAACTCACTTTCGTGATCGTTGGCGGCGGACCAACGGGCGTAGAGCTTGCCGGTTCGATCGGGGAAATGAGTCGTTACACCTTGTCGAAATTCTACAGGAACATCGACCCGAAGCTCACCCGCATCTTCATCGTCGAAGCTGCCGAGCGTATTCTCGGCACCTTTTCGCACGAACTGTCGAGCAAGGCCACCCGCGAACTTGAAAAGCTCGGCGTGCAGGTCTGGACATCGAGCATGGTCAGCGACGTGGATGCCGATGGCGTACAGATCGGACGAGAACGCATCGAAGCTGCCACGGTGCTCTGGGCGGCAGGCGTCAAAGCTTCCGAAATCGGCCCCAACATGGGCGTCGAAACCGACCGGAGCGGACGGATCAAAATCGAAAACGACCTGAGCCTGCCCGGTCATCCCGAAGTGTTCGTCGGCGGCGATCAGGCCTGTTTCACGCTCGAAGACGGCTCAACCCTGCCGGGCATGGCTCCGGTGGCAATGCAGCAGGGCAATGCCATCGGGCGAATGATTCGCGATGACCTGAAAGGCAAGCCTCGCAAGCCGTTCAAGTACCGCGACAAGGGGCAGATGGCAACCATCGGGCGCAACAAGGCGATCGTGGAGATCGGCAACCTGAAGTTCGACGGCGCCCTGGCGTGGTTCACCTGGCTCCTGGTGCACATTTACTACCTGTCAACCTTCCGTCACCGCGTCTTCGTGCTGATGCAGTGGGCCTGGTCCTACTTCACGTTCGGCTACGGCGCGCGGCTGATCGTCAACAAGGATTGGCGCTTCTACCGGGAAAAGAAAGCGTGCAAAGACGATGCCCCCTCATCCTGA